The genomic stretch CTTGTACTTTACCTGAGAGCAGTTGGACTCGTCCTTGAGAGAGAAAACGTAGGTAAACCCGTCAGGGTACTTCATTAAATTGAACTTGGAAGAGTCGAGGTAGTTCATGTGGCCTTCATGGCTCTTGGTGAGAAACCTGATGTCGTTCTCAGAGAAGCCAGCGAGAGTGCTGCGGCAGAGAAGCTCGCACTTGTCAGAGGAGCACTGGTACACGAGGTAAAAGTCGGACATGGTGATGAAGATCATGTTCGTGTAGATGTTCAGGTGCACAGACAGAGGAAGCTTGCCCTCAGAAAAATCGTCGTCGTATTTCCAAACGGAGTTGTTGGCGTAAAGGACCTCGAGGCAGTCAGAGTCCTTGAACTCGTACTCAAACTGGAACCCCTGATTAATGCCGTCCATGTAAGTGAGTTCCATCTCAGAGGGGTCGGACTTGTCCCTGAGCATGAAGCTCATCTTCGTGGGAGAAACACCCTTGGTCTTGGCGCGAGCAAGAAACACAAACTGGCCCCGAGGGTTCTCAGGGTCAGAAAGGTCCAGTTTTAAGGAGTACACCTTCAGGAAATCGTGAAACTGCACGAAAACCATGAACAGGTCAGAGTGGAAGGATATAGCCTTGGGGTACATGACGCCCAGGCCCTGCTCCCAAATAGTCATACCGCGGTACTCgcattttacacacttggCGCGTTCCATGAAAGTGTAGTAGAAAACGTAGCCGTCCTGTTGCAAAGTGTACTTCGTGGTGTCATTGTCGGTAACACCCTTGTCTGAATCGTTGAGAGTAGTGATTTTAACAAAGTCAGAAGTCATGACCTCAGGTCCAGCATGTTGCGAGGCATAGGCACCAGCCTTCCTCTGTAAAAAagcaaataaaaacaagaaaaGCAACCtcattatatacaaaatatcaAAGGATCCGACACTGGGTCGTTAAAACTATAATACACTGATATATAAACgaaaaataacatatttcAATATGGCCATGGGGGTTTAAGTCAGCCGAGCATGTTAGCAAAATCAAGTATAAAACGAGTAAGAGAAGGCCACAAAAATcaaggaaaaataaatagcaATGTATAAAAAGGTATAAGAACATACATATTTCACGATGTGTACAGTAGTCAACCCTGCAGTGAAATGAGAAATGCATACCTGCGGAATACACACTTGCCCAAGGCCATTGGGatacaatttataaaaaaatgtgaGAAGGCGATGAGAATGTGTTAAATCCTTGTTTAAACATCTCACGCGATAATTTCGTGTGCTGAAACCAGTGAAAACATTGTGTATTCCATGAAATAAAAACGGAGTATGATCACATTAAAATCAAGTAAATTCAcgataataataaaatataaatgggtgaaataaatattgtataaaatttaagtaaatgtgtgaaaAAAAGACGctaaaaaaagtaaaaaaacaaaatatgttaattaaaatgactATAgtactaaaaattaagagtatttttaatactgaattatttttgtttaatataaatttatagggtttttttataaatgcATAAATGTAGCATCCAAAGTATTGATGTGTGGCACTATAGAAAAAAAGGGCTTACCACTATTGGTTTCACATaacaattaataaattataaaatttgttaaatatgtataaatatgtacaatatttttaaaatatattaaaatgtgtgacGAATATTTTCTTATATTTAGCTCGGAAGAGCTCGTAAAATCTTCTTATGTCTTACATTCAtctgtttaaatatttggAAACCAATTTTATCATTGGTATTTGGTGACATACTATATTTCGGGATATGATATCGTAAACCCTAAAACTTAACTACGAGTGTGtctgtatttttattgtagtATGATGAATTGGGATAGACGTCACCGTGCTGTTCTAAGTCGTGTTGCCATAGTAAAACTTGACCATATGTTAGTGCGATAGGATTAACATGGTCTGCGATATTGAACGTAGTGATATCACGATTGTCATCTACTGTGAATTGTGTACTATCAAGTTCAACTGTACTATTAGGGTCTTTATTATCAGCTAAATGAAATTTGACGGCTAATGGACCTGATTCAGTAAAAATCCACTGACCTTCAGCGGTCTTTTCAAAAGCTATATCTATGCCTTCAAACCTGAGTACTAAACCGTCTGTGATCGTGTCATGATATAATAATCTTGGATATTTGCCGAATCTTTGGTTTGAATCATGTTCCCATAACAAAACATCGTCAACTATTAACTGAACGCATTTAACACTCTTGAGGATCTGATATAGAGTCACATTTCCTCTTGTAATCGATTTATATTCGTTAGCGCTTAGCTCCATACGACCAGATGGATCTGATGGATTGACCTTTAATAGTTTAACTTGTGCAGATGAAGATCGTAAATGTGATAGTCTACGAGGAACACCTTCAACAGATTGGATACCATATGATTCACCAATTGTAAAAGATCGTTCGTCTTCAGATATTGAAGAGTAACCGGATTCTGACACGGTGTCTGATACAATACCAGAGGTATCAGTCTCTGTGTACTCCCATACACCTTCAATATTCTTTGCATATGCGATATCTAAACCTTCAAACCTGAGTAGTAGTGTGTCTGTACTTTTAATAAAGTATAATAACTTGGGATACTTTCCACTGTGTTTATTAGAATCATGTTGCCATAATAAAACTGATCCATAGGTTAATGCGATAGTATCAACATTGTCTGCGATATTGAACGTAGTGATATCACCACTTTCAGTTACTGTATAGTGACTATTAGAGAGTTCGAAGGTATTATTAGGGTTGTCAGGATCAACTACATGGAATTTGACGGCTAGTGGTCCTGACTCGGTAAATAACCACTGACCTTGTTCATTCTTTTCAAAAGTTATATGCAAACCTCTGAATCTAAGTAATAAAGATTCAGTGACTGTATTATGGTATACTGATCTGGGATATCTACCTCCATATTGTGAAGGGTCATAGACCCACAATAAAACATCgtcaaatattaactgaACACAATTAACACCGGATGATATCTTGTATAAGACCACACTACCACTTGTAGAAAAACTAAAATCATTAGCACCTAGTTCGATAAGACTATCAGGATTTGAAGGATTATGCTTTAATAACCTGACTCTTGGCTGTGTAGTGGATGATCCAGTTTGAGCTGATGGTGTAGCTAAAAAACTTTCTCCACTAGATTCAGGTGGAGGTGTAGTAGAAGcaccttcaccaggttCTGAAGTGCCATCTGATTCAGGTTGTGTAGTAGTTGCTTCACTATCAGAGGTATCAGTCTCTGTGTACTCCCATACACCTTCAATATTCTTTGCATATGCGATATCTAAACCTTCAAACCTGAGTAGTAGTGTGTCTGTACTTTTAATAAAGTATAATAACTTGGGATACTTTCCACTGTGTTTATTAGAATCATGTTGCCATAATAAAACTGATCCATAGGTTAATGCGATAGTATCAACATTGTCTGCGATATTGAACGTAGTGATATCACCACTTTCAGTTACTGTATAGTGACTATTAGAGAGTTCGAAGGTATTATTAGGGTTGTCAGGATCAACTACATGGAATTTGACGGCTAGTGGTCCTGACTCGGTAAATAACCACTGACCTTGTTCATTCTTTTCAAAAGTTATATGCAAACCTCTGAATCTAAGTAATAAAGATTCAGTGACTGTATTATGGTATACTGATCTGGGATATCTACCTCCATATTGTGAAGGGTCATAGACCCACAATAAAACATCgtcaaatattaactgaACACAATTAACACCGGATGATATCTTGTATAAGACCACACTTCCTCTTGTAGTcgatttatattcattagCATCTAGCTCCATAAAACTATCTGGATCTGATGGGTTAACCTTTAATAGTTTAACTTTTGGTTGTGTAGTGGTTACGTTATCTTGGGATGTTGGCAGTGTGAATTTTGCTCCACCATCAGTTGTTTCAGTTTCGGTGCACTCCCATTTACCCTGATCATTCTTTGCAAATGTCTTATCTAAACCGTCAAACCTAAGCACAAATGTGCCTGTGGTTTTATTGTAGTATACTGATTGAGGATATTTGCTATAGTTCTTACTGTGATCTTGTTTCCACACTTCATAGCCCATATGTTTTACCATTTCACATTTATGTTCATCCTTGAATTTAAACACGTGCTCATTGTcttgatttattaaatcgTAGGCTGTAACACCCATTTCCTTCAATTCATTATGAGAATCTTtaacatataatttaaactcaaataaaataccattAGCCAATTTCCCATCAACATTTTTGGTATAAACCACAAATGTATCGTCGAAACTCAGTGCCAGTTTATCAGTGGCGTATTTGAGAAGTTTAGGATATTTGTCTCCATGTTTATCACTATCGTGTTTCCACAGCTCCTTGCCCTTATGTTTGACCTCCTCAAGCTTAACTTCATCTTTAAAGGTAAAAAGGAATTCTTGGTTGTCTTGAGTTAATTCATAAGCTGTGGCATCTAGTTCCTTCAAGTTATTAGTATCTTTAACATACAATTTAAAGTCAAATAGATGTCCTTCATCCCATTTGGCCTCTTCATTTTTTGAATGAACTATAAACGCGTGTTCGAAGTTAATAGACATCTTATCGGGCCAGTAGTATTTGAGATCTTTAGGATATTGATCGCCATGTTTACTTTTGTCATGCTGCCATACTAAGACCTCCTCATCCTCAACCTCGGTAGATTCAATATCTTCTATACTCCTATGGACAGACTTAACTTCAGTACACTTTGTATCATCGTTGAACTTATATCTAAATATATCGTCGCTGTGGTCTTCAGTGTATTGTGTGTCAGAAAGTTCGTTTGATTCTTCGTAAGGCTCGTTATCATATAATCGGATATCAGAGTCtatatcaaatttgttCTCTGACTTGGTGAAGTGTTTGTGGTTTTTGCCAAAGAAAATAGTGACATTATTCATGGGTTTCCAAGTGCCAGCGCCGTCTCTAACAACCATAGTGGCAAGGTCTGTAGGCCCTTTTGATTCCCAGATAAGAGTGTGTGCTTTTGAAAATATCGAAGTTTTGCCTTTTACTAATGTAAACCTATTTCCGTGTTTTGGCATGAATTTGGCAAACCCTTCCTCAACGATGCAATGATAGGTATTCGTTGATTCTGTATTTTGGATATCAAGTTCGACACGTTGTACGATAGCTCTTTTAGTTTTGGATGTATCAGTCTCTGTGTAATCCCAACCACCTTGATCATTCTTTGTATATTTGATATCTAAATTCTCAAATTCAAGTACGAATGATTCGGTGGTGTCATTAAAGTATACTATTCTGGGATATTTGCCTCTGAGCTTATTGGAATCATGCTGCCACAGCAAAAAGGGACCATATGTTATTTTGACGCATTTAACATCGATGTCAATATGGAATTGAGTTATATAGCCCATATCTTCTCGAGTAATGTTCTTACGAGGGAGTTCGACAGTATTATTAGGATCGTCAGGATCAGCTACATAGAATTTGACTTCTAATGAACCTGATTCAGTAGATATCCAACCATCATCGGTATTTTCATATATGATATAATGATATTCAAATCTAAGTATAATTGTGCCTGTAACTGCATGATACTCTAGTGATCTAGGATATATGCCACCATGGAACTTGCTGTCATAAACCCACAATATAGCATCGTCAATCATCAATTTGACACAATTCACACTTTCTTCAATCTGGTATATGGCCACGTTTGCATTTGAAGTCCACAtatattcttcttcatctaGCTCTAATATTTTAGATGAATTATAAGGATCAGCTTTTAATAGTTTAACTTTTGGATGTGTATTGGTTACTCCATCTTGAGGTGTTGGCAGTGTAGATTCTGCTTCAACCTCAGAGATTTCTTCTGTCCATGATCCTTCAGTTACCTTATTAAACACCTTAGTTGAGGCACTGGTACCCTTTCCTATGTGGATGATCACCTTGTTACCGCCTTCATTAACGATCTTATATGCATACTCACtcttattatttgttgtcCAAATTGTAACTTTCTTTTCTTTAATAAATTCATGGGCACCTTTAAAACCGAATCCCTTTTTAGCTGTAAATGTTCTAGTGTGAGCTTGTAGttcatttgtgtaaaagtaAGTTTCGTGAAGATAATTGATGTTTATTGCGCTACGAGTTACTTTTGAAATATCAAATTCGTTCCATATCTTGTTTTTACCAGTTTTCATAAACAccttattttcatcattaCCTAGACAAACAGTAACAGCTTTGGCGTCGTTATTCATAAGATCCACTTCAACCTTTTCGCAATACTCACTGGGGTCAGTGGCCTTCCATAATTGAATATTATCATCTTTGACAAGATTGAAAACTTTGTTTTCCTTTGGGTTGTAAGTGACATATTGACCAACCTCTTTATActccaattttttattggaCTTAGTGTctgtatttatgttaagAACTATCCCTTCTTTTTCAGGGAGTGAAGTTGAATGGGAATCTGAAGAGGTTTCGGCTGGCTGACTGGCAACTgcatttacttttacaaGAACATTGAAACGGACACAGGTTAACAGGTATaccaatatatatgtacaaatGGTATCTACCTTCATGGTACAGTATATTGGTTATATCTGTGCAACTTGGTCCTACAATAccagtttattattatggtATACTTTTATTAGATTATGTACACTATCACGTGTATTGAGTGTACATCCGCGTTGagtttttaacatattatttacaaaatatttaaagcaAAATATTTGACACTTAACAAAACTGCGATCCATTTTATTGACATTATACTGCgtttgatgtgtaaataccAGTGTGTATGAATATTAAGGGTTGATGTGttattgtttacacattatataaatgattaaaatttgtgtCGTTTTCATAATGATCCTTTAGTGTTCGACAGTATTATGGATCATTATTCTGatattacataattttGTGTTTGGATACAATCAATCCACTAAATCTTGAATACAATTTCATGTTTGTCTTCTAATGGGCGTAATTTAATCTACATTTAAAACGGATCTGTATTGGTTTATACTACAGAGGCTTAACTGAACCTTAAGGCTTAGATTAACATTAGATCGTTacaacaattttaaaaagtaaatgat from Theileria orientalis strain Shintoku DNA, chromosome 1, complete genome encodes the following:
- a CDS encoding uncharacterized protein (cupin, RmlC-type domain containing protein) codes for the protein MKVDTICTYILVYLLTCVRFNVLVKVNAVASQPAETSSDSHSTSLPEKEGIVLNINTDTKSNKKLEYKEVGQYVTYNPKENKVFNLVKDDNIQLWKATDPSEYCEKVEVDLMNNDAKAVTVCLGNDENKVFMKTGKNKIWNEFDISKVTRSAININYLHETYFYTNELQAHTRTFTAKKGFGFKGAHEFIKEKKVTIWTTNNKSEYAYKIVNEGGNKVIIHIGKGTSASTKVFNKVTEGSWTEEISEVEAESTLPTPQDGVTNTHPKVKLLKADPYNSSKILELDEEEYMWTSNANVAIYQIEESVNCVKLMIDDAILWVYDSKFHGGIYPRSLEYHAVTGTIILRFEYHYIIYENTDDGWISTESGSLEVKFYVADPDDPNNTVELPRKNITREDMGYITQFHIDIDVKCVKITYGPFLLWQHDSNKLRGKYPRIVYFNDTTESFVLEFENLDIKYTKNDQGGWDYTETDTSKTKRAIVQRVELDIQNTESTNTYHCIVEEGFAKFMPKHGNRFTLVKGKTSIFSKAHTLIWESKGPTDLATMVVRDGAGTWKPMNNVTIFFGKNHKHFTKSENKFDIDSDIRLYDNEPYEESNELSDTQYTEDHSDDIFRYKFNDDTKCTEVKSVHRSIEDIESTEVEDEEVLVWQHDKSKHGDQYPKDLKYYWPDKMSINFEHAFIVHSKNEEAKWDEGHLFDFKLYVKDTNNLKELDATAYELTQDNQEFLFTFKDEVKLEEVKHKGKELWKHDSDKHGDKYPKLLKYATDKLALSFDDTFVVYTKNVDGKLANGILFEFKLYVKDSHNELKEMGVTAYDLINQDNEHVFKFKDEHKCEMVKHMGYEVWKQDHSKNYSKYPQSVYYNKTTGTFVLRFDGLDKTFAKNDQGKWECTETETTDGGAKFTLPTSQDNVTTTQPKVKLLKVNPSDPDSFMELDANEYKSTTRGSVVLYKISSGVNCVQLIFDDVLLWVYDPSQYGGRYPRSVYHNTVTESLLLRFRGLHITFEKNEQGQWLFTESGPLAVKFHVVDPDNPNNTFELSNSHYTVTESGDITTFNIADNVDTIALTYGSVLLWQHDSNKHSGKYPKLLYFIKSTDTLLLRFEGLDIAYAKNIEGVWEYTETDTSDSEATTTQPESDGTSEPGEGASTTPPPESSGESFLATPSAQTGSSTTQPRVRLLKHNPSNPDSLIELGANDFSFSTSGSVVLYKISSGVNCVQLIFDDVLLWVYDPSQYGGRYPRSVYHNTVTESLLLRFRGLHITFEKNEQGQWLFTESGPLAVKFHVVDPDNPNNTFELSNSHYTVTESGDITTFNIADNVDTIALTYGSVLLWQHDSNKHSGKYPKLLYFIKSTDTLLLRFEGLDIAYAKNIEGVWEYTETDTSGIVSDTVSESGYSSISEDERSFTIGESYGIQSVEGVPRRLSHLRSSSAQVKLLKVNPSDPSGRMELSANEYKSITRGNVTLYQILKSVKCVQLIVDDVLLWEHDSNQRFGKYPRLLYHDTITDGLVLRFEGIDIAFEKTAEGQWIFTESGPLAVKFHLADNKDPNSTVELDSTQFTVDDNRDITTFNIADHVNPIALTYGQVLLWQHDLEQHGDVYPNSSYYNKNTDTLVVKF